CTTCAGTCTCTTACGCTTTTCTGCCTGAAGGAGTCCGCCCAGAAAGCCCTCATCTGACCGTCAGGGCAGTTCAGAATTACCGATATGAGATCTCAATGCGAAGAGGGAATTCGATGTGCTTGGAAGTCCCGACACTGATGCGATACCCCAACGACTGGGTTTTTCAAACTCTCGATGAGCTAAGGAGCGAACCACCAGGTACTAGTCTTCCGGAGAATGACCGAGTACAATTGGGATTCCAAGTGCAGCATTATATGACAAAGGTCATGTCACATTCGGACAAGACATGCTCTCTGCTGTATGGGTTTAAGAACCTTATGAATCAATCAGAAAGTCACGAGGTTCAGAACCGCCATCTCGTCAAAACTCTCCGCAGACTGTCCCAGAATCATTCATGCTCAAGGGAGATCTCTATTCACGACATGGTGCTCTTGGTAACCATTGACTACCTAACAAACTTGCTCAGTCACGCCAAGACTGAGATTACAGGGAGCACCAATATTACTTCTACAGAGTTGGTGATTTGTGTCCCAGTGATTTGGAGGCAAAAGGCACTCCGAGGTATCCAAGCCTGTGTTGCTATTGCTGCAAGGCGTGTCAATTTCCTGGGTGTTGACTTCGGTAACGACTGTGTCACTCAAGTGTTTATGATAACAGAGCCAGAAGCTGCAGCTACGTGGCTACTCTCTAATCGTTTGATAGTTGGCGTAAACGAATTCTTGACTTTGAAATAATGTCACCAAACTAACCAGTTATAGGACGGAGACGTTTTCACGATTCTTGACGCAGGCGGAGGCACTTGCGATGCCTTGACTTATACTGTCACGCGCAGTTTGCCTCTTCGACTCGAGAGACAACTGGTGCATCATAGTGTTAAGTCGCCTATACATGTTGGTGGGTGTTCTGGCTACTGAGATATTTTCTCTAGGTAATACATGTGGCTCCAATGCACTGAACGATGCGTTCCGGAGACTCCTCGAGAATCTGCTTGCAGACCACGACTATTTGAACGAGGGCGGCGCAACCTTAGAAGGCCACATGTACAAATTGGCAATTCATGACTTTGAGCATCATGTCAAGCCCGTTTGGGTTGTCTCTCAGAACAACCAAGATTACCAACTTGAGGTCCTCGGGCTTCGGTCCAACCCTGGCAGTCAACGACCTTGTACTAATCGATTGACAATCCAAGCGTAAGTACCTTGCCGCCAGTCCAGTCATCGTATGAGTTTGATTTGAACCTGGTGATAGTGGAACCTTGAACAACATCTACCAACATGTATGTGAAGAGGTGTCTATGCTTATGACGAAGCAGCTCCATGCCATAGCACAGCTTGGCCTGAAGACCGGCGTGAGTAACTCTAATGCTTACTGGAAGTGGCTTGACTAAGAGGAATTAGAAAGTCGTCTTGGTTGGCGGCTTTGGGGAATCAGCCCCTTTACGAAGTCATCTCCATGAGGCGCTGGCAAACTTCGACGCTGCCCACGATTCCAATGCTCAGCTATATGTCGCCGACGAGCATGAGCGGTCAGATCTACCCCCCAACCCCCCTACCTAATAATCAGAAActcatgatgaagacggaATCACAGCAGTTGATGCCTTTTCCTCGGGGGGTGTTTCAAGAGCTCTGAACCAGCTCTACGGCCCCACTAGAGTTGCAACATCTAGTTATGGCATACGCTGCGATGAACCCTTCGAAGATTTGATGCATGCAGGACAACTGAGAATCGAGGGTCTCCAAAACAAACAGAAAGACTATGTAGAAGCTATACAATGGCTTTCGAAGAAAGCAAGCCCTTGATGTTTGTATCACAGAAAGATTGGTCACTGACAAATACGACTAGGGTCAAGATATCCCACCACAGTTATCTACACGAGCATAACAAAGGTATTGCCCTGAGACATGAGCCAGCCAGCCCGCCTCTATCAACCAACACTGACATTTCATCTTAGACGCTCAGAGAATAGGGACCCTCAAGACAGATGTGGCACATCTACTACACCCGCACTTCCTGGTCAAGAATGAGGGGGCCCAGGGCCCTAGTTGCGATGATGGTAGAAATTTGTACTGGAAGTTCCCTTATGAGTTGGTGTTGACTATCGACGGCTTAAACATGAAACGTGAGTCTTGCCTTTGGTTACACCGTCCAGCTTTCAAGCGGCCGTCCGCGCCTAGATGCGCAGACTTGGTACCCCACCTTTCAGACACTAATCATCTATGATTAATAGATGTTCAAGCTTTCGAGGGGCAGGAGATTGGGGCAATGAGGGTGGAAATCGCACCGGGATTCGCACCAGGGGCCAATTGATCGCGTCCTCGTCCAGGTAAACAAACGAGCGTATTAGGAAGCACAGGATTTGACAGCTTCGATCCTCTTATGGGGTGGGGAGGTCTGGAAGACTTCAGGATACTTTAGGGGAAGAAGGAGtcttttgtcttttttcttttgtctttgcATCATTTTTCGCAGGTATTTTACATTATTCTTCATATTAGTCTCCGATTTGACAAAACCCTGCCTCTCAAGCGTAACGCTCAGCTGCGGGCTGAGTTGCTGCCATAGGTTCCTTGCCATTTCCCATTTGCGGTGGTGCCCAGTTCTGCATGGGGATACCCTGCCCTTGAGGAGGTCCGTAATACTGAGGCACCTGCTGGAAGCCTTGCGCTCCGGGGCCCCAGTAAGCCGGTCCTCCGAACACCATTGTAACAGGTCGTCTCATTGCGGCGTTTCGCTTCTGGGTATCGATACAGGCACCGACGAACAGGATGAAGTGCCAGAGCCAGACGAGGCAGGTAAACACCGACAGTGCAATGAAGAGCGTGCGTTTGCTGCCAACTTTGTCGCTGCTTGTGCAAATGTAACGTCCTTGTGTAGAATTGTATTCGCAATCTTCGTCGAGGTAGTCGAACTCATTATAGTATGCGCTGAAAGTGCTCTCGAGACCGCC
This genomic stretch from Fusarium fujikuroi IMI 58289 draft genome, chromosome FFUJ_chr09 harbors:
- a CDS encoding related to hsp70 protein — encoded protein: MPSFQTPSKLVVAIDFGETNSSVSYAFLPEGVRPESPHLTVRAVQNYRYEISMRRGNSMCLEVPTLMRYPNDWVFQTLDELRSEPPGTSLPENDRVQLGFQVQHYMTKVMSHSDKTCSLLYGFKNLMNQSESHEVQNRHLVKTLRRLSQNHSCSREISIHDMVLLVTIDYLTNLLSHAKTEITGSTNITSTELVICVPVIWRQKALRGIQACVAIAARRVNFLGVDFGNDCVTQVFMITEPEAAATWLLSNRLIVGDGDVFTILDAGGGTCDALTYTVTRSLPLRLERQLVHHSVKSPIHVGNTCGSNALNDAFRRLLENLLADHDYLNEGGATLEGHMYKLAIHDFEHHVKPVWVVSQNNQDYQLEVLGLRSNPGSQRPCTNRLTIQAGTLNNIYQHVCEEVSMLMTKQLHAIAQLGLKTGKVVLVGGFGESAPLRSHLHEALANFDAAHDSNAQLYVADEHERVKISHHSYLHEHNKDAQRIGTLKTDVAHLLHPHFLVKNEGAQGPSCDDGRNLYWKFPYELVLTIDGLNMKHVQAFEGQEIGAMRVEIAPGFAPGAN